Genomic segment of Eupeodes corollae chromosome 2, idEupCoro1.1, whole genome shotgun sequence:
GTACACACACAAACCACTTTTTTACTCTTTTCTGCGAAAATTGTTGGCATTGTAAAATCATTTGTATCTCACAATTCGAAATCACAACACTCCATACCTCCTACCCTACTTGTTTAAATTTACCCTATATCATCTAGAGAACACTCCACAGTCCGAGAGCTATGAGACAGGTGTATAATTTGGCCTAGCTGGCTTAttcgcatttaaaaaaaaagttaacgaTGAATAGAAAGCAAAAACAAGCTTAATTACCACTCAAATGATCATCTCATTTCAGATTGGCAGTTAATAATATGCACTATGTGGGTAACGTGCTAGGGATTAAAGATCCAATCCACAAGCAAAAGGTTGCTCTTAAAGCCATGGATGTAGTTTTATTCGGTCCACCGAGAGGTAAGTAACTCGCTTATGCAAGTATTTGaagcttttaaattgaataataatattttgtgtttttttttttttactagaaACTGGAACTAGATGGAAAGACTACATATTAGTAACCTTGCTTCTAAGTGCAATTATTGGCTGCTGGTATGcttaccaacaaaataaaaatgcaaaaagacaTCTCCGCCGAATGGCACAAGACATGGAGGGACTTCAAAGAGCCGAACAAAGCTTACAGGAAATGCAAAAGGTGATTACAAGTCTACAAGCACAATTTAGGAAGATTTCAGTAAATCATGTGAtcactcaaaaaaaataaaacttaaatgctTCCGGAATAGTATCGAATTACAAATGTGAGACTGCGGCTCGGCAAGCCTGCTACTGTGTGAAGTGATTTTGACAAATAACTTTCCAAAACATATTCCAtgaactatattttaaaatacacattaaataaaatgtgtgagaaaaaaaaatataattatttgacAACGACATCGATGACAACAACGACGGCAACATGTTCCAAACCAATGAATTCATAgtgttaaatttcaaattttaattaaaaaaaaaaacttattaacagAGTTTAGCTTAGAGATAGCAAAAATAATTTCCATCGACTATTCATTCGCTTATTGATATCGGTGTCGGAAATAGTCATTCTTCGAAACGATTAAATTTGATGGAGCATAACGTAAAATATTAGGAAATTGCGCAGATTGTTATTTTTCtacaaacttaaactttaattttgcatACCAGTGTtgtttaaaacagttttgttataatttattgtttgtttattaagtATAACCAAAAATATAGAGCATTTTGTATGTGAATTTTGTGATATTATTtatgaaacttaaaattattctcCGAGAGTTAGCACCTAGACTTTAGTATTTTCTGATGTTATAATTGCAATTATACGCTTCAGCAACTGGgtccaaaataatttattaaccaTAAACTTAAATagcaacattttcaacaattttggtTACATAATTTCGTTGTCCAATCGGCTTTTACAAAAGCAAGCCAGTTCCTAATAAGCCACGtacatatttcaatttaaagatgaatatgtacctatgtatgcGTTGAATCAGTATGCTAATTTATTCAacttaataaattattgttaaacaGTGGAAAAATTGGTTGATCAACTCACTGAATTGTTGCATATCCCCTTAGTCCTATAAACCCTATATTGGAATCATGTCTTAAATTTAGGCTCCAAAGTTTGACATTCTCAAAGTTTCCCTTTGCATTGGAATATTTGTAATTTAGAGATGAAAGATGGGACAACaataacactggtcaacaaatttttaactttttttttgccacacggacttttttgatattttttgctttagttagtgatcataagaaaaaataaatagtctttgacaggcactaaattgtcagaaaaaaaaaatctagtttaaaaagtggatcttaagTGACATGTTGCAACCCAAGGCTTTATATGTCATTAACAGCTCGCTAACCAACTCACTGTAGCTATCACTCTTGTGGTTACcgaaaaaatttgcaacaacttttttaaaagccttccatgcagatttttctaaatagttctgattattttttggacaaatttagaTTCCGAACTAAATGATTTAAGTCTCCTTGAGTTATGAAATGTGGCACGTTTGCGATTCCTTTAAACTGAAAGTCATCGTCCTCGTCAACACATTAACCTGAAGTAGACGGGTGTGAATGGTCATTCTCAACAGGAGTAGTTGCAACTAGTAATAGTTCTGGTCGTGCGCCTTTCTTCCAGTCCGTTGAATTTGTCACACTTGTTATGCAACAGACACAAGGAGCATAAGATTTGTCTTGATGGgacagaaaaaccaaaacattggtGATAACACTCCAACACAAGACTCGTAAAGtttcgtctttgttttttgaatgtcagttctCCGCAACATAACATAAATAGATAGGATCATTGTTACACTTCCTCAACATGTTCACagggttaataacaaaaaaatgataaaacaaaaaggtgttaaaatgaaaccacaaatatttttaaaacggtttACTTGGAAGCTCTTCTGTTAATTTGCTGCGTAGTACAAGTTTTGAGTTATACTGTATCACAACAAAACTGAGGCTAATTGACACTTGGCAATTGTGATTAATTAATGGGACtagattgacaaaacaaaattagctatcaaagttcgtgtgacaaaaccagtgttgaccagtgtacttaagaaatttaaatacatttaagcGTGCGTCGTCCTTgagtaattataaaaaaaacatctgcaAAAGCcttaaactttaacttttgtctttaaattttaagttaatatttttattttttttaaatttaatttaaaggaaCTTGAAAGAGCTCGAATGGAACAAGAGAATGTCGCCACGGAAAAAATGGATCTCGAACGACGTCTCAAAGAAGCACCATCACTTACTTCCTCAAGTTCGGACTTAGAAGTTcaacaattgaaaaaagaaatcgaaATGCTTCGTTCTGAATTATCCCGTGCCGAAATTGAACTTGTCGATAATTGCTGGGCACCACCAGCACAATTGCAGTCCTGGCTGCAATACACCTACGAACTCGAATCTAAAAATCATCTAAAAAAACGTGTCTCCGCCGAAAAACAACTCCAATCAGCACGTGAAGCATGTGAGAAGCTTCGTAAGAAACGTTCGAGTTTAGTCGGTGCATTTGTATCGACTCATGGTAAAAGTATCGATGATGTTGATCGTTCCATTGTTGAAGCACGTAATTCTTTAAGTGATGTAACAAATGAACTTCAAGAACGTTTACATCGTTGGAAACAAATTGAAACATGTTTAGGTTTTAATATTGTCAACAATAATGGTCTTGCCTATTTAGAAAGTGTCCTATATAGTAGAAATGGAAGTGGAGGAGTTAAGGGCTCAAGAGGTGAGCtttgaattttattagaaaattaatatttctctttttattgtttgtgtttGTATGAATATTTTAGGGCGAATGACAAATAGCACAGATGATCTTGACGATGAATCCGTACAAGGTAAGACATTTGAGAATTTTTCCCTTTTCTCATCGGAGTGATCATCATGATATGTTCCGAAACCGAATGCATATACATCTTGTTCTTCTTaagtttactatttttatttaacgtttgttttaaacaaaagaaaactacttttgtttgtttttttttttttaaatgacatcacaataatcaaatcaaaagaagaattcaatatataaaatttaaaaaaaaataaaatcaagtatttaaaaaagaaacggtgcttgtaatttaaaatttaaattttaataataatttttcctcTTTAagtagaatttgttttttttttccttttgaattGAGtggcttgtttattttttaacgtatttataatatttgaaagtttgtttttgtaaatgtaaTAGTAGGGgtacttaattaatttttaaatgcttatTATCATTTTACAATTAGAAATGGTGCACTATTTTATCTTTATATTTATTCCATATAAAGCTGTTTTATTTATgcttagaatttaattttatcattaCTATTAAAATTCTagatacttaaaaattaaatttgtataaaattaatttgtaagttcttttttccatctttaaCAGAGGTTTGCGGGACATAGTTTTATACTTAAGTTacatagtttgtttttttttttttttaattttattgaatctcTGTAGTATATTTActtttagtagattttaataaaagtgcatttaaataaaattaaataaaaacaaattttatatttttgtatagttaAAAAGCTTACTAttacataataatttattagttgtaaataaaatatataaacagcTTTTGAGATTTGAatgcaataataatatttgaaattttagattattattattattattattacatataTAAGTTTTTAATCCTTTCCGGTGTAATAAAAGCTTGAATTTCGTTGGTCTCCAGACCATTACTGGCAAAAATGCATTGATGAATATATTGGGtgctttttcatttatttaaaataaggaagTGACTAGAAAtgtataacttttatttttatattttaagtgttTGGTAGTTTTGGGGGCACTATTATACACTGCGAGTCATCAGGTTAGCACAGACTCTCGCGCAACTGATTCCAACCAAACTAAATGAGCtaagatttttatattattttttattaatggccgatttaatttttagttaattaaaacaaacatttttgtttttccgttatttaatattgttttaaatttttttttagaaaataacacACAAAATTACAATTCAATTTGAGTCATCAGGTTAGCAcatatcacttttttttttttttttgaagcttttaaGCTTAGAACTTATTTCTTAACTTATGCATTTAGTAATTAAAACagtgtttaataaatttaaaagtgtgTAGATCCTCCCttgttatatataatataatccAAGGAATGGATGACCAAGAGCGTTTAATGCCTTCGATTAGTTCtggttttttgaaatattgtttcccAGACTCATAAACTTTACGAGCAAGCAACCCCCACACGTTTTCTCTTATATTAATGTCAGGTGAGTAAAGGCGGCCCCTGAattaaacttacattttgtcCCTTAATCCATGTCTTAACGATCGGAGCGTTGTCGTGTTGAAATTGTAagtttccaaacaaatttttgaaatgtggaaaatcattttcaagtacGTTTTTGTATATACTTCCATTCATATTTGCTGCCAAAAACTGTAAGTCGCACGTACCATAGTAGGAGATTGCTCCCCACACCATCACACCCCCACCCGACTATGAAGGCGATCCAACTAGTGTTCCTCCTTGCGAAGATCGTGAAAGTAGAAATTGTATCCGTCTGGACCttccaaattaaatttctttttatcagAAAAGCCAACGTAGCGCCAATCAAAACTCCATGACATGTGCACTTGTGCAAAATCCAATCACATTGCCTTTCGAGCCACGTTAAATGGGGGTTTCTTCTTCCGTTTAAGTATGGGGCATTCCTTATCACTCTTTGGATTGTTGAAAAACTCGCTTGAACACCTACATTTGCTTTGATCTTTGCTGCCGAGTTGTGACAGTTGGATGCTTCTCTCAAAATTGCTCAGTCTTAGAAATCACTCTATTATTACcgcctttattattttttccatatcCTGACTTATTACTCAAGAATGCGGATATTACTTTTCGACTTCTACCGATTTTTTCGATATTGACAACCTTGAATCCTTGTAGGCTTTAATTTTAGCTTTCTCTTGCACAGATAACGATTTTTTTCTTAcccatattaattttaatacaccACTTAAGCAGCAACAAAAATGCGGTTAGCCTACGCGTTTAACTCTTGAagataaactaaaaacaatttgcATGTGCTAACCTGATGACACAAAAATAAAGGTcacttttccataaaaaataacataaaccGTATAACGGTATCGTTCCATTACATGTTCTCTTTGCCAGTGAGAGAGTATACAAAGATAAGAAAAATAGGATACACAATGTGAGCTGCAAGTTGAAAACAACAACGACCAGATCAGTTTTATTAAGCTTATGGGGGATGTGCTAACCTGATGACTAGCAGTGTATATATGATAAGTTTTTCAACTGaagcatttgttttgtttttctattttttcgttTGCATTCCACAGCAAAAACTATGTtcatttatatgcaaaatattgtgcTTAGGATAAATAGGTAACTGTTGATCAGACTTACGTTGTATTAAAGAACGTTATAAAGTATTGTATTCGAGAACTATGATAGTCTTGTATCGAGTTGCTTAGGAGATAAGGTCATAGACATAAAGCTTGCTAAgatttgttgatttttcaaagtcCCTTAAATTATGtgtagtttataaaataatttgagattAATGGTTTGGTTATTGAGTTTTAATTGCctgaaactttttttgaatttcaactgCCGTATTGCCTTTTGTatctcttttattttcttaagcaTTTTTCGTGAAATAAAAGCTCTCCTATATTTAAAGCATAGTGTAGATACTCTCTGAAAAATGATCAGGCTAGATTAGGTTGATCTGATCAGCGTTTATGGAAAGTTAAACCAGTGGTGTTGTAAaaaaaccagtatatttttaaatacacattCTTTACTCTATTGATAAacatttatcaaataaataaaatatatatttttaagatacgtttaaaaaataactttgatataaaaaaaccgATTCGTTTTTCCTTAAGTTAACTTAAGCTGTATTGCACCGGAATCGATAATGTTTTCTTCTTTAGCTCttattataagaatttttttttatagaatacaattaaattgaaattcaaacaacaaaagtttttggaatgcaacaaaccaatttcaaaatatttgaattaaaatatattcatgCCAAAGAAACCTAAATTTGAAATGGTGTTTCAAGGAATTCGTTATAATCAATTACTTCTATATCATTGATGCATTTCTTGCCAGTATATATTCGTTTAGTTTAtattcctatttttattttttttttctacgaaAACAGTAAACTTAGTTTAAGTGTTAAATGTAAAAGCACATTcttgtatgttattttttgtttacacaaATATCATGTTTTcacaaacatatttattttttttttgtttaaattaaattaactgtTGCCAAGTTTCACTACAGATGACTTTCCGTTCCCCTTTTGTTCTCCATAAATTCCATTactaactttctccaaaatgttttttgctatgatatttgtttaatattttccaaCTTCCTTCTTTtcccttattttttaaataattgctaACCCAAAAATATCTGTAGCATTTTATCTAttgaaagaaaagaataatataataaaactaattGGCATAGTTAAATAATGTCGTCACCGGAACGGgttaaattaaatctttgagaattaaaaatatacttaataACGCAAAATCTAAACACATAAGAATAATAGCTATAAATTTTGTTCTGATTTATACATCactaaagttaaattcaaaacaaaacaatataaaataataacaaaataaaataaaaagctgtattaaaaatgagaaaatagaataaaaacaagaatatttttcaactttactCTCTAAccaaaggtttttttatttcattttcaaacttttttttcttagattttttctAAGATGGATTTCCCAAAataataagatacaaaaatactcATAGTTATCAATCAGAAACGTAGtagacaaaaaccaaaaaaacccaaaatataGTAGATATGACAAATTAaaacgcaaaataaaaatacatacaaattatgaaatcctaataataaaataaaataaaacaaaattgtgtaaAATGTGCAGATATTTTAAGGtaagataattttgtatttggttGAATTTCCTTCATAACTAATTAAACTAATTGTTTGCAAGTGAAATCACGTAACCCTTTTCATgaacataatttgtttaaaaaacataaatggtAATAATTCTTGTCTACAATACTATAAAAGTATGTTTAAACTAGAATAAACActgtttttcaactttttgaatatttttctagTCTTTATACGTTTTGTGTATCCTGCAAGATAGTTTAATTGAtcatttatacataaatatgaaataatgttatttgtttaaacaaaaattaactacgAATACCACATCGGTTATTTAGTAATCATTTACAAAAGTTAGGTACCAACATTAGTTCCGtgacaaaataagatttttaagaattaaatcaAGCTGTGAATTTAACTACATGCATAATGTATGTAATctacgaaaaaaatataaaacaggggcctgattatgaggttcacggcgaatcgttttgctaacgataaaaacaagcaaacaaatcgaCATCAATTTTTGGCTCTCGTCATTTTTGGGCACAACtttctctcaaaaattttaagagtTTCAGACAAAACGTTTGAGACTGTTGGTTGCGCCATTCCAAGCAGTACGTCTTGTCCAACTCCTTTTTGGTACGATCCCTCAACAAGAAATCTCATAGTAGCGGCAAGCTTTAAAATTGAAGGAATGCCGTTGCTGTTCTGATCCTTGAATTCCTCACTGATCTCTtgcaaaatgaagacaaaatctTCTTTCGAAAGtcgaaatagtttgataaatctattaagaaaaaatgtgtaaattaattgattaatttgatttcaactaAAAGGAAACAATACTTACTCAGTTGAAGGGAGATCCAGAGGAAAAGATTTGCTCCTTAGTAGTCTCCTGGACATCCGTAATCTTGAGGATTCCTGGGATTCCTCAAATTCCTCactttcagaataaatatacaccataattgattccattttttaattttaatattgtttattaaataaatcaccgcaaatttcacaaattcaatcaaaacaaaacaaaatttgtggaaagctgtcaaaccaaaagtgtcaaatcactggaatatagagagaaaaattcaaaccaaagtgtcaaatcactggaatataggaagaactactttcgcttcgccgcgagttcgttaataaggaaatacgaagcgagtcgaatttgaaagttcgaattgaaaacgatccgacgcgaacctcataatcaggccccaggCGTAAGATACTTTTCAAGCAATTTCCATTTTAGCCCTCACACATTTTTGTATCTCTATAATTTGTTCTTTAGACAAAATACACTGTTAGCAgtgaacaataaaaaatgtcgTCCTTATCGCAGTCCTCAGATGCGAATAATAGTATCACAAATGGCAACAATATCATATCTTCctttctaacaaaaatatttacccttAATTTTAACGTTCGTGAAAAATATTGTCACAAGACGAGTATTCGATGCTATTATTTTATCTAAGATTAAGGTTATGGATTGTTTTGATATTTGCAGTACGCATCACCTCCGACGAAAAGGTCTGTGATAAGACCGATTTTTGAGGACTTGCAAATTGTCGTCCGTTGAGtcaatctcttaaaatttaattc
This window contains:
- the LOC129946835 gene encoding stromal interaction molecule homolog isoform X5, whose amino-acid sequence is MLWNICLILVISLVSSPHKYSVSGGGAPGDSVVITAGALGGNRYNPHPSHELEHHQQLHHPSQKPTPQQQQQQQQQQQQQQQHHQQQQQQHSGGLKASQLPTTTTTTTTGAVGGGGGAGGSHAASSYAHHHGAPGSGHIDHRHSYNLLSEAMSQAVSNEFSALGSGSADGACHADDLDCYSGNIQDRLGMEAIRTLHRQLDDDDNGNIDLSESDDFLREELKYDSGYEKRQKAFHFNDDMHISVKELWEAWLRSEVHNWTIEQTTDWLAQSVQLPQYVELFKAHKVTGAALPRLAVNNMHYVGNVLGIKDPIHKQKVALKAMDVVLFGPPRETGTRWKDYILVTLLLSAIIGCWYAYQQNKNAKRHLRRMAQDMEGLQRAEQSLQEMQKELERARMEQENVATEKMDLERRLKEAPSLTSSSSDLEVQQLKKEIEMLRSELSRAEIELVDNCWAPPAQLQSWLQYTYELESKNHLKKRVSAEKQLQSAREACEKLRKKRSSLVGAFVSTHGKSIDDVDRSIVEARNSLSDVTNELQERLHRWKQIETCLGFNIVNNNGLAYLESVLYSRNGSGGVKGSRGRMTNSTDDLDDESVQDFF